The genomic window CAACTAGAGAGGATTTACCTGCTCCAACTGGTCCAACTAGATATAAAACTTGTCTAGCTTCTTCCCCTTTCATAGATGCAGAATTAAAATAATTTACTATTTTCATAATTACTTTGTCAATACCAAAAAAGTCGTCTTTAAAGAATCCATATCTTCTTATTACGTCATTTCCATATATTCTCTTTATCTTAGGGATTTCTTCACCCTTTAATACTTCTATACCCTTACTAACAATCATATCGTAAATACGCTTATGAGAAAGCTTTGCTAGATCTGGATTCTCTTTTAATAGTTCTAAATAATCAAGAAAAGTTCCTTCAAATTTTTCTTTGTTATGGCTCTCCCTATCGTTTTGGATAAACTCTTTGAAGTTCATACTACTCCCCCCTTTTAATTAAAATATATTCATTAATAGTGCTTATATATGACAAATTAATAATTACTTTTAAAAGTATATTTAAAATAAAAAATCTAAATAATATATTTAAATATAATAAAAGAGTCATATATTTAAATACGACTCCCTTATATTATAAATTCTTTAACTATGCTCTTTTTCTTTTCTTATAAAAGCCTAAACCAGCTAAAACTGACACTAATCCAAATACTCCTACTTGCACTCCTCCTGTATTAGGTAGCTTTCCTCCTGAGTTCGAATTATTTCCAGGGCTTGAATTATTTGAAGATCCATTTCCATTTAAGTTATTATTTCCACCAGCACTTCCATTATTATTTCCATTACCTGGCTTATTTCCTGAATCTTCTTCTGGCTTATTTAATGGTTTTTCTTGTAATTTTGCTAATGCTATTTGTAATTCTTCAACAGCCTTATCTACAAACTCTTGTGTTGTATCTTTATCATTTAGTACTTTATTTGCCTCACTTAACTCAATCTTAAGCTTTTCTACACTTTCTTCAGTGTATTTTAATAAATCCATATTATTAATTCTATTTATTAAATCTTCTAATAAAGACTTATTTGGTTTTAATCTTAATTCAAGAGAAGCTCTTACTAATGAATCAAATGTTTCATCAATTTCTTGTTGCAGAGCATTTTCATCTTTTAATACTTTATTTGCCTTTTCAAGGTCAGCTTCTAATTTTACCCAAGTTTTTTCTATAAATTTATCTTTTTCTAAAGCCTCTACTATATTTACTATTCTCTCAAGCTCTGCTTTATTTCCTTGCTTAAACTCAAGCATATGAATTGCATTCATTAATTTCTTAAATGCCCCATCTACTTCTTCTACTGTTGCATTTTCATTTGCATAAACTTCCTTAGCTAATTTTAAGCCTTCTTCAAATTCATTAACTACTACTGGAACTACTCCTTCAAGGCCTCCATTTAACTTAACATCTTCAGCATAATCTATAGCTATTTTTAATGCTGTTTTGCTTACTTCTTCTTTATTGTCTTCTCTTTCTATAGTTATTGAATATTTCTTTTCTTTTAAACCATCTTCTGACTTAACAATAACATCAATTTTTTCATAGTCATTTGTAGTATATACTGTTGAAACTGATGCATTATTAGTTGCTTCTGCCTTTATTTCTGGTAAATTATCATTTTTATTAATCTTAATTGTATAGTTGTATCTATCTTCAGTAAATCCTTCTAGGTCTTTATTATTTACTTTAATCATATTTACAGCAAAATCTGAGTTTTGAACTACTTTTTGTTCAAACGCTTTAATTTCAGTTATTGCTAATGCCATATTTGGTTTAGCACTCATTTTTACTCTTAAAGCTTTTGTTTTAACCATGTCAAAAGTATAGAAATTAGTTGCTGATCCTGATATTTCTTCCGGATTAGTATTTAAGTTAGATACATCTACCCAGTTACTATCATCATTTAAAGATGAATTTGAATCACTTCCAACTTGAGCTGGATTTGATGGTAATGGTAATTCTTCCCCAACATAATATTGAATTGTTAGACTTTGAGGAACTTTTGAGCCTCCATCTTCGAAATAATCAACCTCTAAGTTGTTTATATATTTTTCTTCTACAACTCCTGAACCAAATATAATTCCAACCCAATCAGTTACGTTCTTATCTCCTCTTTTCCAATTTGACCATCTATTATTAGCTCTATTTGGATCATGTTCAATTACATCATCATTAACCTTTGAAATACTATCTTGTGATGCTGGATCAATTGAACTATCGTTAGTATATGATGCCATAGCCATAGGTAAGTCATATCCATTTCTTCCTCTAGCTATATTATCTCCCTTTATAAAGTTTGAAGTAACTCTAATACTTGCTTTAGCTACAATATCTACCCCATTTAAAGTTCCATTTACAATAAATGTTCCCTCTGTTTGTAATAACTCTTTATTGTATTCTTCCCAAACTACTGGTATATCTATGCTTGTACCATCTGTATAATATGCTTTAATAGATTCTGGAAGTTTCGGTTCTACTCCTATATTTGTTGCAAGAGAAATATTATTTACTGCTGATACTCCTTTTACCAAAACTTTTACAGTTGGTTTTAATTCTTGTCCTACAACAGTTCCTTCTATTTCAAATACTCCATACTTATTATAGTCTTCTTCTTTAACTTCATTCCAAGTAACTTTAACATCTCTTGGTAATCCAGTATTATAAGTTGCTTTTACCTTATCAGGTAATACTGGCTTAACTCCCTTTTCTGTTTCAACAGTAATTTTTTCATAAGAAACTATCTTCTTATCTGTAGTATTCGTTGCAATATTTATATTTATAGTATTTGTTGTCTTCGTAACTCCTTTGTAAGTTACTTCTGCATATAAGCTTATATCTCCAGCTGTATATGCATATAGCTTATTATCTACTATTTTAACTTCTGCACCATTTTCTGATGATACATGATACTTAACATCTAAATTACTAAAATCAATTTTATTTCCATCTTGTAATCTAGCATCAACTAAAATATTAACTATATCATCCTCTATTACATTTTCTTTATCTAAAGCAATACTTGCACTTTCTAAAGTTGGTGCACTTTCTTTAAATTTAATTGAGTAAGTTTTCTTTGTTACTCCATCTTCTGCTGCTACTATTATTTTTGCTGTTCCATTTGTAGTAAGAGCTGGTATTACAAATATACTTGCATTATCCTTAGCTACAGCTGAAACAACAGGTATTTCTTCTCCATATGCAACATTAACTGTATATTCTGTATTGTTTTCATTAAAGTTTTCTATAGATACATTGTTAACTTTTATATCTTGTAATAATGCAGTTCCTTCCATTGTTATAACATTTGAATAAACTTCAAATTCAGTAAGTCCAACAGCTTTGTTTGCAGTTGTATCCTCTTTTAATAATGCTCTTATTTTATTTGTTGTTACTGCATCAAAAGATATTTCTTCAGTTCCTTCTTCTGAGAATTCAGTTTTCTTGCTTTGATTTGATACTGCTACCCAATTTAATCCATCAAAATATTCTATTATGATTTCTCTTGGGATTTCTACCCCACCATCTCTATATAATGATAAACCTACTTTATTAATTAAATGTTCTTTCTCAAATTCTATTGTTACATAGTCATCGTAATTTCCACCTGGCTTTCCCCAGTTTGTCCATCTATTATTAGGAGAATTCCCCTTAGAAATTATTCCATCATTTATATGATTTATATTATCTGGTCCAGCATATGATGCAGTTGGTTTTGGATAAGCTCCTCCTTCATTTAATGCTATATTCTTAAGCTCATAGTTATTAGAAACTACTATTATAGCTTTTGCATTAAGTCCTTGAATACCTTCTAACCTTCCTAATATTTCAACAGTCTTAGGTGAATCTACATCTACTGTTGTTAATTCTCTTTCCCATGTTACTTTGTGATTCTCTATACTTCCATCATTGTAGACTGCTGATACCACTTCTGGAAGTGTTGGAATTTCTCCAACTGGTGTTAAAATCCTTGAATCTAAAACACCTATAATATCTTTAACAATTACATTAACTACTACTGGCTTGTTGCTATGTTCATTAGTACCAGTAACTTTAAATGTACCTGCCTTAGATAATTTATCACTTGAAACTTCTTCCCAAGTAACATTTACTTCTCCCTTACTTCCATTACTATATAATGCTGTAACTTTACTTGGAAGATTTAACTCTCCATTAACTGGTACAAAAATATCACTAACATCATAACCTACTATTTCTGTTTTATTCATATCTTCTTTTTCAACTGAGTAAATGGTTATATTATCTGATGAAAGACCTTCACTTGTTGCACTTAACGTAAATGAACCTGCATTATCGGTAGATTGAACTATAACTAATGCCTTTCCATTAAATGCTTTTCTCTTGTTATCTTTAAATCTTTCCACACTTGCAGCATTACCATTATCAACCCCAACTATCTTACCATTGCCTAAAATTTCAAAGTTAACTAAGTTATTCCCATTAGGCACTATGTTACCATTTTCATCAACTATATCTACAGTTATAAATGAAAGATCATATCCATCAGCCTCTATAACTTGTCTATCAGCTGTTAAATTAACTTTCTTTGCCTCTTTTGCAGTTTTAACTATATCTCTTGCAATCTCTTGTCCATTTCCATCTCTAGCTACAGCTGTTAATTTTCCAGGTCTATATTGAACTCTAAACTCTAAATGAAGCTTACCTTCATTTGTTTCTTTATAAGTTCCATTGTAACCTGCGTTTGTAATTTCATATTCATCTGTTGCTACTAATTCCCCTAATTCCTCACTATTTACATCTGAGTTATAGTATAAATCAACTTTGTTTGCATTTGTATATGCATAAACTAATATCTTATCTCCATCAACTTTTATACTATTATCATTTTCCCAATTCCAATGTGGTAATAAATGTACCATTGGTTTATTACTCCATTGACTTTGATAGAAATAGAATATATCTTTTTCAAATCCTGCTGTATCTATAGCTCCAAAATATGATGATTTTGCTGGGAAAGCATTATAATAAGGAGTTGGCTCTCCTATATAATCAAAACCTGTCCATATATACTCCCCTGCTATATAACCTTTATCTCTATCTCTCTTCCATGCCTCTTCTGCTGTTTTCCCCCAGCCAACATGATCATTATCATAAGATGATTGCTGCTTATCTGAATGTGTATGCATTGATAAAGTTTGTTCTGGATGTGAATACACACCTCTACTTCTTACAGCAGATGAATTTTCTGATCCATATATATTCCAGTTTGGATGTTTAGAATGAAGGCTATCATAATTATCTTCAGCATAATTAAATCCAACAACATCGATAATATTAGCTACAGCCTCATGAGCTCCTTGACCTGTACCCATCCTAAATTTATCTTCTCCCATTGTTGTAGGCCTTGTTGGATCAACTTCTTTAACCCAATTGTGTAAATTTTGTGCTGTTTGAACTGCCTTAGATTGATTAGTTTCCCATATTTCATTTCCAAGTGACCACATTATTATACTTGGTGCATTCTTTCCTCTATCAACCATTTGCTTTATATCAAATTCAGCCCAAGTCATTTCTCCATGAATTGATTTTTGTTCAAAAAATCTTCCATAATCATAAGTTTTCTTTCCATCATACCAAGTATCAAATGCTTCTTCTATAAGAAGTATTCCTTCTTCGTTACATATATCTATTAAATGTTGAGAAGCTGGATTATGAGTAACTCTTATTGAATTTACTCCCATATCTTTTAGCTTTTTAACTTGTCTTTTTATTGATGCTTTATTATCTACAGCTCCTAAAGCGCCTTGATCATGGTGCATACATACACCCTCAAGCTTCATTTGGTTACCATTTAAGTAGAATCCGTTGTTATTTGTAAATTCAAACCATCTTATACCAAAATCAGTTTCATACTCATCAACAATATTTTCTTCAACCATTACTGTAGTTGCCACTTTGTACATGTAAGGATTTTCTGTTGACCAAAGTGTAGGATTACTAATATCTACATCTGCATTAAATTTATTTGTTAATCCCGCCTCAACTGTTTCTGTAGTTAAATTTTCTCCAACAATATTTCCTTCTGCATCATATATAACAGACTTAACTTTTATTTCCTTATTTTCACTTTCTTCATTCTCAATATCAGTTTTTATGTTAACTTTAGCTTTTCCATTTGCATAATTAGTTGCTAAATCTGGTGTTGTAACAAATGTTCCGTTCTTCTTAACATGAATTTTATTAGTAACTGTAAGATTTACATCTCTGTATATACCACTTCCCGAATACCATCTACTACTTGGCTGTCTGTTATTTACCTTTACAGCAATAACGTTTTCAGTAACACCATCACATACTAACTTATCCGTTATCTTAAAAGAAAATGGTGTATATCCATAAGGATGATTTCCTACTTGAGTTCCATTTACATAAACATAACTGTCCATATAAACTCCATCAAAATCTATTGTTATTTCCTTTCCTTCCATTGAAGGTGGTAACACAAAAGTCTTTCTATACCATCCAACACCACCATCTAAAAATCCACCTTCATGTGTTGATGGAGAGTTCCTATTAAAATCTAATTCTATACTCCAATCATGTGGTAAATTTAAGTTTCTCCAACTGCTATCATTAAAATCTTTCTCTTTAGCAGCTGGAACATCTCCTAAATTAAATGTCCACCCATCATTAAATAATATTTTTCTTTGAGATTCATTACTTATTTTACTAACTATTTCATTCCCTTCTCTTCCAATGATTTCTGCAAATGTCGCTATACCTGAAGATGTAGTAATTAACAATGTTGATAGAATTGTAGCTAATATCTTTTTATACCTCATGTTGTCTATCTCCTAACCTAATTATTTTTAATTTAATAATTTTTATTTGATAGTTACTAATAAAATTATTAGTAATTTGAAAGAGTAATTTATTTATGATATAAATCTAACTCTCTCTTTATTTCAGCATTGTTACTTCAGCCTAAATAATCTATAGTACTATTTTTAATCTATAATTTTTAGGTTGTTAATTCTTCTTTTGATTTTCTAAGTATATCTTCATTCTTTTGTTAGTTATACGATTTTTTAAACTCTTCTTCATTAGAAAATATTATTGTACACTAATGATACTTATTATTTACTTCCCTTTTAAAAACAAAGCACATTATGCTTTCTAATTTCCTACGTCAAGTTCCATCATGTACTCTCAAGAATAAACTTAATAAGAATAAATATTTGCCAATTTATATAACTCTACAATCACATCCCCCTTCTTCCTCTATGAATCAGTATACTCCCCTATTAGTTAAAATTTATATGAATACCTATGAATTTTAATTTATAAAATAGGTACTTCAAAACAATTTGAGTTTTACAGATATTAATATAAATCTTAGCAACCAATTATCATTCATTTATAAAAGCATATTAAGTTGGAATTAAAATATTTTTTAACCTCTATAAATTTTTAATTCAATATTAATTATATTATGACATTTTCAACCTTATTATGTCAACATTTACATATTATTAAATATAAAGAAAATAGTATATTTTTATACTATTTTATCTAATAATAAAATTTTTAATATAACTAAGTATCTATAGATTTTTTTGCACATATAATCTTTATACAACTTTTATAAAGCTAAATTTCACGATTTCATTTTTTAGATCTATATATTACTTTTAAGATTATAATTAAGTTATACATACTCTACCTATTTATATAAATTCATAAAGGGAAAGAGAATGTCTTTTACAAGACACTCTCTTTTTTTCTTAACTTAGTTTTTTCTTTTTTTAATCATTGTTACTCCAGCTACTGAAGCTAATGCTCCTAAAACTAAGACAGTTGCTGCTGAAGCCATTCCACCTGTTTGAGGTATAGTATTTAGTTTATTTCCTGAAGTACTATTTGAGTTTCCTCCATTAGAGTTACTTCCACCAGAATTACTATTTCCTCCTGAATTGTTATTTCCGTTATTTTGATTTCCTTGTGAATTATCTCCTTTTGCTACTAAATTATCTTTTGCTTTTCTAAGATTTTTCACCGCTTTATCTACATCTTTTTGTGTTGCTTCTTCATTATTTAATACTTCCATAGCTTTACTTAATTCTTTATTAAGTTTTGCTACACTACCTTGTGTGTATTTTGATAAATCAATATTATTAACTTCCTTAATTAAATCATTAAGCATATCTTTATTTGGTTTTAGTCTTATTTTTCCATAAGCTTTAACTAAATCTTCAAATGCCTTATCTACTTCTTTTTGTGTAGCATTTTCATTTGCTAATACTTCTTTAGCTTTTTGAAGTGCTACTTCTAACTCTTCTAAAGTTGATGGAATATAAAGAGTCTTATCTAAAGCTTCAACAGTATTTACCATCTTTTGAAGTTCGGTCTTATCTACTGCTTTTTCTAACTTATTAAATGCATCCATTAATTCATCAAAAGTTGTATTTACTTCTTCTGTCATGGCATTTTCATCTGCTAATACAGAATTAGCCTTTGCAAGAGCTGTTTCTAAATTAGCCCATGTTTCTGGTGTATAAAGAGTTTTATCTAAAGCTTCTATAATATTTACTAAGTTTTGAAGCTCAGTCTTATCTCCTTGCTTAAATTCTAGCATATGAATTGCTTTCATTAATCTATTAAATGCTTTATCTACTTCTTCTGCTGTTGCATTTTCATTTTCATAAACTATTCTTGCTTCTATTAATGCAGTATTAAATTCATTAACTACTGCTGGAACTACTCCTACTAGCCCACCATTAGCTACTACTTCATCTGCATATTCTATAGCTATTTCTAAAGCTCTCTTATTTACTTCTGGATTTGGATTAATAGCTTCTTCTTTTACATTAGTTGTTACTAATGCATTGCCTAATGCATGTTCATTTCCTTCTCCATCTGCAAGCTTTCCATCTACAATGTTAAATGCAACATTTTCTCCTGTTGCCTTTGCTTTAAATACTAGTTTAACAACATCTTCATTATTTTCTAATGATACTCCCTTTGTTGCAACTATTACTTTTAGCTTTCCATCTTTTTCAGCTGCTCTAACTATATATTTTGAATCATCAACTGAAGTTCCTCCAGTAAACTCAAATTTATCTCTGTCATACTCTACGTTAAATTCCATAGCGTACATATTATCAGAAGTTAAGTTTTCTGTACCAACTTTTATTTCAAAGTTTTCTCCTACTTTAACTTCTTCATTTGCCGTAACTTTAAATCCTACTTCTGATGGATCTGGTGACGGATCTACTACTTCTTTAGTCTTATAAACATTTAATTCTGCTGCTGATGCAAATCCACCAACACCTTCTGTTGCAACTAATTTTACATGTGTAGCTTCTGCTGATGTATCAAGCTTAATTGTTTTAAGACTAGCATTATTTTCAAAAGTTCCTTCTTTAACCTTTGTAAAGTCTGAACCATTTGTGCTTACATGTAGCTCATAACCTGTAATATTTCCATTTAAACCACCACTTTGTCTTGGAAGATAACTTACTCTATCTACTTGATAAGTTCCACCTAGATTTAATGTGATACTTTGAGGTAATGGACTTGAAGTATTGTAATTAGTATGCCATATAGTTGTTTCATCTCCATCAATAGCAAAGCTTGCTAATCCTTCAGTACCTACATTTGGATGTTCACTTGTTGCTGTTGCTAACATTTGTTCTTGTGGAATCTTTGTTGGGTCTTCTAAAGAAGCTCTATTAGTTACTAATAAGTTATCAATTGATCCCTTAAATGATTTTTCTTCACTACCTATCTTCTCTAGTGGGAATACAAATGTCCCAAATTTATTTGCAGTACTTGACTTACTTATTTCGTCTACATATTCACCATTTACATACAATTCAGTTTTATTCATTTTTCCAACTATAGTTATATCAACCCATTCTCCCTTAGGAAGAGTATAATTAAATGAATAATCATATGCTTCTCTTGAGAATCCTAATTTTCCAGTTTCTTTTTGAACTGCTTTAAATGAACCTTCTGATGACTCAAAAATAACTTGTTCTTCTTCATTACTTTCAGCTGATCTATTTATACTGAAAGAAATTGAATAGTTTGGTCCTATACTCTTAAGTGGAGTTTTAACATAACTATTTTCTCCATTTAAATTTACTGATCCATTTGTAATTTCTGCATTATTTGCACTAACTGTATTATAGTTATTTCCTGATTTATCATTTGCAATATTTCCGGTTGCATTTTCAAAATCATATTCTACTACCTTTTCAGTTGCTGATTCAACTTTATATTTAGGGTTAGTATTTGGAGCAAGAGCTACTTTATTAGCTGCTTCTTTAAACTCATTAAAGTTTTTATCATCAGCTTCTCCCCACATTTTTTCTGATAATACTTGTATTGCTGGGAATATTCTATCAAAAATATCATACTGAACTATTCCATTTGCTCTCTTATCTATTAAGTCATTCCATAAAGCAAACATTCCACCAATCATATTAGGAGATCCTTCTGGTAAAATAGTTCCATTACTAAATTTGTTTACTTCCCAATTATTATATAACCATTGTATGTCTAAATAATTTTTATAATAATTAGCTCCTGGTACTATATACAGGTATGCATCATCTGTATTTATTAATTTATAGCCTGCATCATACATAACTTTAGGATTTGCCCATCCTGTATTCCATATATTCATTTCAACACCTTCTACTGTTACAGGAGTAGAACCATTTTTACGTGTTAAGCTTCCCCATAATCTTGGTGTTGAGCCTTTTTCATCTCTTATAAATTTTAACATTTCATCAGCATATTTTCTGTATTGTTCTGAGTTTCCATAGAATTCGTCTGTTCCTATATGAATAGTTGAATCTCTAAATACAGGGTTTTCACCATCCATATATTCATTAAATATGCCCTTTATATATTCAACAACTTTTGGATTTGTAACATCTAACATTGCTGCATTTTCACCATTTCCATCTTCATAAGCATAATTAGGATGCACCTTAGTGAAAGCTAAAGCATGTCCAGGAGTATCAAATTCTGGTACTATATTTACTCCATGAAGTTTAGAATCATCTATAAATTTACCAAACTCTTCTTTAGTGTAGTGTCCATCTTGTGCTGTTAATTTAACCCCATTTTCTCCAACATCATTTGACTCAAGTCTAAATGCAGCATAAGCATTTTCTAATGCCTCATTACCATAGTCATCTGCTAACCAAATATAGTTATCATTTAAATGTACTTGGAAATCATTTAATTTATACCATGACATAGTTTTCATTATTTCATATAGATACTCTAATGAAACAAATTTTCTTCCCACATCTAACATAAATCCTCTTACATCATATTGTGGATAATCTCTAACTAATCCCTTTGGTATATAAGTTGTATTTTGTTTAAGTATTTGAAGAATAGTTCTTGTTGATAAGAATATACCTTGTTCTTCATTCGCTTGTACTCTAAGTACATCGTTAACATCCATGTAATATCCTTCTTTTCTAAGCTCTGGATAATTAGATGTTAATTCAAAATAGAAGTCTCCACTGTTTGGCTCATTTGATGTAACTACTTCAATTTCCCTTCCAAGTATATCTTTATAATCTTTTGCAAAAACTTCAACAGCCTTTCTAAGATTAGCTTCTGAACTAGGATTTACAACTATTCTAGAAGATTCTGTTACTTCAAAGTTTCCAGTTTTTCCAGCCCATTCTCTAAGTTCTGGAACAACTATTGGTTTATTATTTCCTGTTACTTCATTAGCTCCTGGTACTGTTACTTCAATTGCTGGTGAAGTTGCTTTCTCATTTCCCTTTGTAACTTCAAAGTTTACAACAACCTTTGTATTTACAAGTGGCTTATGAATATTCATATCATAGTCTATAACTTCTTCATAGTCTGCTCCAATAAAAGATATTCCATATCCATCTGGAACTGTTGGCATTGTAAGTTGTGTGTCTTCTGGAGTAAGCTCATTAATTGTTAAATTTCTAGCTACTTCATCTGCAGTCTTTGGTGGCTCTGGAGCTGATCCATTATATATTTCTAATTCATATACAGAAACAGTATTCCAATCAACTCCCTCTGAATTAGAAATATGTTCGTCAATATAAAGTCTTACATATCTACCGCTTACTTTTTCACCTAAATTAATTACATCTCTAAAATTAGAAGGTGCTGAAGTTGCAGTATAAATATCTATCCAAGTACTATCATCTTCTGACACTTGAATTCTATAACTAGGTGAATTTCTTCTTTCCCACTCAATTACTACATTTTCAAATTGAGTATTTTCACCTAAATCAACTTTAAGCCATTGATCATCTGATGACACAGCACTTGCCCATCTTGAAGATTTAGCTCCAGTTCTGTCTACTAGTCCATCAGTAGCTTTATTAGCTGTAAAATTATTTGTTTCAACACTTGATGCTGTAGTAGTTTTATTTAAAGCTACATTCACACCTGCTTCTGGCTTAGAAACATTTTGGTTTCTATAAACTTCAATTTCATATATAGAAACTGTTTCCCAAGAAATATCTGATCCTTCTTCTGATGGAGAATATCCTGATACTAAAACTCTTACATATCTAGAATCTTGCTCTCCAACATTTATAATATCTCTATAAGCACTTGCTTTTTCTCCTGTATATATAGTTGTCCATGACTCTCTATTATCTGATGTTTCTATTTTATAAGAATTAATATTTTTTCTTTCCCATTCAATTACAACCTCATTAAATTTTGTCTTTGCTCCAAAGTCTATTGCAACCCATGGATTTTGTTCATGTCTTTCACATGCCCATCTTGATGTTTTGGCCCCTTCTCTGTCTATTTGGCCATCCGTTACTTTACTTGCAGTAAGTGTAGTTGTCTCCTCACTTGATGCAAATGCATCTTTGTTTAATGCTAAGTTTTCTCGTTCTGCTGAAATGTTCACATTGGCAAAAGTATAAACATTACCAATCATCATAGCAAACACAAGAAATAAAGGTAAAATTCTTTTAATTCCCTTTCTTTTTCTTAGACTCTGCATTAATTTAATCCTCCCCTTTTTTATTTATTTGAATGCCCTTTATTAAAAATTTTCTTAAATAATTTAATATCAATTCTAAATAATTAGGCATACAAATCATATTGAAAAATAACAATAAAATTTAATATAATGCAACCCAATAGAAGTCTTGAATATCTAAAGCAAAATTTATTAAGTCATTTACCTATTTTTTGATAATATTACATTAATTATATTATGACATCTATTACTTTATTATGTCAACATTTACATTTCATTTAATAAGCATATTTTTAAAATTTTAATATTTTTTTATAATTAAAAACTGGAGAATTTATATTCCTCCAGTTTTATTACTCTATTTTCTTAAAATGTTTTTAATTATCCCCAAAACATCTTCTCCGTATCTTTCAAACTTTTTCTCACCTAGTCCTCTTATATTTAATAATTCATCTTTATCTTTAGGTTTTTTGTTAGCTAATTCTATAAGAGTTGCATCCGAAAAAATTATATATGGTTTTATATTTTCTCTAATAGCCCTTTCTTTTCTCCAAATTCTAAGTTTACTAAATAGCTCTTTATCAACTATTTTTTCTTCATTCTCTTCAACTAACCTACATATAACTTTTTCTTTGGACTTTAATACTTTCATAGAATTACTGTTTAGCTTTAACATTGAATATGTGCCTTCTTTTAATT from Clostridium septicum includes these protein-coding regions:
- a CDS encoding discoidin domain-containing protein gives rise to the protein MQSLRKRKGIKRILPLFLVFAMMIGNVYTFANVNISAERENLALNKDAFASSEETTTLTASKVTDGQIDREGAKTSRWACERHEQNPWVAIDFGAKTKFNEVVIEWERKNINSYKIETSDNRESWTTIYTGEKASAYRDIINVGEQDSRYVRVLVSGYSPSEEGSDISWETVSIYEIEVYRNQNVSKPEAGVNVALNKTTTASSVETNNFTANKATDGLVDRTGAKSSRWASAVSSDDQWLKVDLGENTQFENVVIEWERRNSPSYRIQVSEDDSTWIDIYTATSAPSNFRDVINLGEKVSGRYVRLYIDEHISNSEGVDWNTVSVYELEIYNGSAPEPPKTADEVARNLTINELTPEDTQLTMPTVPDGYGISFIGADYEEVIDYDMNIHKPLVNTKVVVNFEVTKGNEKATSPAIEVTVPGANEVTGNNKPIVVPELREWAGKTGNFEVTESSRIVVNPSSEANLRKAVEVFAKDYKDILGREIEVVTSNEPNSGDFYFELTSNYPELRKEGYYMDVNDVLRVQANEEQGIFLSTRTILQILKQNTTYIPKGLVRDYPQYDVRGFMLDVGRKFVSLEYLYEIMKTMSWYKLNDFQVHLNDNYIWLADDYGNEALENAYAAFRLESNDVGENGVKLTAQDGHYTKEEFGKFIDDSKLHGVNIVPEFDTPGHALAFTKVHPNYAYEDGNGENAAMLDVTNPKVVEYIKGIFNEYMDGENPVFRDSTIHIGTDEFYGNSEQYRKYADEMLKFIRDEKGSTPRLWGSLTRKNGSTPVTVEGVEMNIWNTGWANPKVMYDAGYKLINTDDAYLYIVPGANYYKNYLDIQWLYNNWEVNKFSNGTILPEGSPNMIGGMFALWNDLIDKRANGIVQYDIFDRIFPAIQVLSEKMWGEADDKNFNEFKEAANKVALAPNTNPKYKVESATEKVVEYDFENATGNIANDKSGNNYNTVSANNAEITNGSVNLNGENSYVKTPLKSIGPNYSISFSINRSAESNEEEQVIFESSEGSFKAVQKETGKLGFSREAYDYSFNYTLPKGEWVDITIVGKMNKTELYVNGEYVDEISKSSTANKFGTFVFPLEKIGSEEKSFKGSIDNLLVTNRASLEDPTKIPQEQMLATATSEHPNVGTEGLASFAIDGDETTIWHTNYNTSSPLPQSITLNLGGTYQVDRVSYLPRQSGGLNGNITGYELHVSTNGSDFTKVKEGTFENNASLKTIKLDTSAEATHVKLVATEGVGGFASAAELNVYKTKEVVDPSPDPSEVGFKVTANEEVKVGENFEIKVGTENLTSDNMYAMEFNVEYDRDKFEFTGGTSVDDSKYIVRAAEKDGKLKVIVATKGVSLENNEDVVKLVFKAKATGENVAFNIVDGKLADGEGNEHALGNALVTTNVKEEAINPNPEVNKRALEIAIEYADEVVANGGLVGVVPAVVNEFNTALIEARIVYENENATAEEVDKAFNRLMKAIHMLEFKQGDKTELQNLVNIIEALDKTLYTPETWANLETALAKANSVLADENAMTEEVNTTFDELMDAFNKLEKAVDKTELQKMVNTVEALDKTLYIPSTLEELEVALQKAKEVLANENATQKEVDKAFEDLVKAYGKIRLKPNKDMLNDLIKEVNNIDLSKYTQGSVAKLNKELSKAMEVLNNEEATQKDVDKAVKNLRKAKDNLVAKGDNSQGNQNNGNNNSGGNSNSGGSNSNGGNSNSTSGNKLNTIPQTGGMASAATVLVLGALASVAGVTMIKKRKN